The DNA region CAATAACTTCACTAAAACCCCAACTTGAAAAATCTTTCAAGTGATAGAGAAGTTCCATATCTTTTGCAGCGAGTTCATTGCCTCCTACGCCAAAGAAATGGCAATCAGGGCGATTCGCTTTAATCGAGTCAAAAAAGCTCAGACAATGTTCTTCACCAGATTTTTCTCCGGCGATAATTAAGCATTGCTCTTTCATTAGAATTGAACTTCTCTATTTGTTTCAAGACTCTCGTTAACTTTAGCGATAACTTCCATTGCTCTTAAACCGTCTTGAATATCGACAAAGATCTTCTCTCCCATAGAAATGGATGAATAGAACTTCTCTTGCTCTACAAGAAGGTGATCTCTTCGCTCATAAGAAATTTCTTTTACAAACTCACTTTGTTCACTCGATTTCGCGACTAAAAGTTTATTTTGAAAAAGATCAAACTCTAGTTGTCCAAATTCATTCGTTACAACAAGCTCTCTCACTTCTTTAGCAGCATTGCGCCCAACAGTTATATTCACAACTCTTCCATTTTCGAAACAAAAGTCACTGCTTACATGATCCCACTTATCTGTTCTCATTTTAAAGCCATTCGACTTTACTGACACTGGCATATCTTCAAAAAGATAGAGCATTAAATCAATATCGTGAATCATAAGATCTTGTACCACATCAACATCAGTTGCTCTCCCTTTAAAAGGTGCGTAGCGATTAATATTGACGAC from Halobacteriovorax sp. GB3 includes:
- a CDS encoding Gfo/Idh/MocA family protein is translated as MKKVKVAVIGYGHLGRWHAQKAEALEGSDFIAIVEKFPEAQKKAKETHPNVQVVSDVEEIMDQIDAAVIVTPTSFHYDLVIKLIENNKHVFCEKPMTSTFEQALKVDSLLKEKEGLVFQVGHSERCHQVWDYKKDYMDFFNSKAVVNINRYAPFKGRATDVDVVQDLMIHDIDLMLYLFEDMPVSVKSNGFKMRTDKWDHVSSDFCFENGRVVNITVGRNAAKEVRELVVTNEFGQLEFDLFQNKLLVAKSSEQSEFVKEISYERRDHLLVEQEKFYSSISMGEKIFVDIQDGLRAMEVIAKVNESLETNREVQF